From the Acidimicrobiales bacterium genome, the window TCCTGGGTTCGGGCAACCTCCACGCCTATCTTCGAGGCAGCGGCGTCGAGATCATGGCCAGCAGCGACAACGTCCTTCGTGGTGGCCTCACGGCGAAACACGTCGATGTCGCGGCGTTGATCGAGGTCGTCGACGCGGCGCCGGTCGAACCCCGTGTCCAGCGTCCTCCCGTGGTCGACGGCGTGGCGCGCTACGACAGCCCTGTCCCCGAGTTCTCCCTGGAGCGGATCGAGCTCGACGGCACGCTGACCCTCGACGAGGGCCCGGCCATCCTGCTGTGCACCGCCGGCCACGCGACCTGTGGCGCACACACGCTCGACCGGGGCGCGGCGCTGTGGATCCCGGCCGCCGATGGCCCGGTCGAGTTGCATGGGTGGGGCACGATGTTTCGCGCCGGGCTCGGCCCTCGAGGCGTCACCGACGGGTAGGGCGTCCGACTCATGCCCCTCGGGCGCTCCGGCCCGTACACTCGTGTGCTGCGGGCCGTTCCGAGATGGTGTCAGCTGACCCCGGCCTGCTCTCGATTCGACGATGAAAGAGGAGCGCCCGCGTGGCACTGACAGCTGATGACTACAAGGTCGCGGACCTGAGCCTGGCCGAGTTCGGCCGCAAGGAGATCCGCCTGGCCGAGCACGAGATGCCGGGTCTCATGGCCCTGCGGGGCAAGTACGCCGACGAGCAACCGCTCAAGGGCGCTCGCATCGCCGGGTCGCTCCACATGACCGTCCAGACCGCAGTGTTGATCGAGACCCTCGTCGCCCTCGGCGCCGACGTGCGTTGGGTGAGCTGCAACATCTTCTCCACCCAGGATCACGCGGCCGCGGCGGTTGCCGTCGGCCCGACCGGAACACCCGAGAAGCTCGAGGGCACGCCGGTGTTCGCCTGGAAGGGTGAGACGCTGGAGGAGTACTGGTGGGCGACCGAGCAGCTGTTCCACTGGCCCGACGGTGGCGGACCCAACCTGATCCTCGACGATGGTGGCGACGCCACCATGCTCGTCCACAAGGGGCTCGAATACGAAAAGGCCGGGGTGATCCCGGACACCGAGGAGGATGACTCCGAGGAGTGGGGCGTGTTCCTCGACCGCCTGCGCGACATCGCGAATCGCCACGGCGAGTTCTTCACCAAGATCGCCCCCGGCATCCGTGGTGTCTCCGAGGAGACGACGACCGGCGTGCACCGCCTCTACCAGATGATGGAGACCGGCGACCTGCTGTTCCCCGCCATCAATGTCAACGACTCCGTCACCAAGTCGAAGTTCGACAACCTCTACGGCTGTCGTCATTCGCTGATCGACGGCATCAATCGCGCCGTCGACGTGATGATCGGTGGCAAGGTCGCCGTGGTCTGCGGATTCGGCGACGTGGGCAAGGGGTGCGCGGAGTCGTTGGCCGGCCAGGGCGCCCGGGTCATCGTCACCGAGGTCGACCCGATCTGCGCGCTCCAGGCCGCCATGACCGGCTACGAGGTCAACACGCTCGAAGCCGTCATCGACACCGCCGACATCTTCATCACCACCACCGGCAACAAGGACATCATCCTCGCCGGCCACATGGCGAAGATGAAGCACCAGGCCATCGTGGGCAACATCGGCCACTTCGACAACGAGATCGACATGGCCGGTCTGCTCAAGATGTCCGACGTCCGTCGCGTCAACATCAAGCCGCAGGTCGACGAGTTCGTCTTCCCCGACGGGCACTCGGTCATCGTGCTCTCGGAAGGTCGGTTGCTGAACCTCGGCAACGCCACCGGCCACCCGAGCTTCGTGATGTCGTGCTCGTTCACCAACCAGGTGCTCGCCCAGATGGAGCTCCACGCCAACGCCGACTCGATCGAGTTGGGCGTGCACGTGCTGCCCAAGACGCTCGACGAGGAAGTGGCCCGTCTCCATCTCGACGCACTCGGCGTGAAACTGACCAAGCTGACCGACTCCCAGGCCGAATACCTCGGGATCCCCGCCGAAGGCCCCTACAAGCCGGACCACTACCGCTACTGATTCCCTTGATCTCTGACCGCCGAGTCGCGCAATGCGCGACTCGGCGGTCAGAGATCGTAGGTTTCGGGGTATGACTGCATGTGACAGGGGAGTGTGGCTGGCGCCCGAGGGGCTGACCGGCGAGCAGATCCGGGCCCTCGGCCCCCGACTCGAGGGGCTCGGCTACTCGACCCTGTGGGTCGGCGAGACGTTCGGGCGTGATCCGTTCGCCCAGCTCGCCGCCATCGGCGCGGCGACGTCGACCCTCGGCCTGGCGACGGGGATCGCCAACATCTACAACCGGCATCCCGGTGTGATGCTGCAAGGCGCCAACACCGTGGCGGAGCAGACCGGTGGACGAATGACACTCGGTCTCGGCGTGTCGAGCCCCGCGATCGTCAACAAGGTCCGCGGCATCGAGTACGACAAGCCGCTCTCGTTCCTGCGCACCTACCTCGATGCGATGGACGAGGCGCTCTACACGTCGGTGCCTCCGGCCGACCCGGTGCCGCGTGTGCTGGCGGCCCTCGGCCCGAAGATGCTCGAGCTGGCAGCGACGCGTACGGCCGGTGCCCACCCGTACAACACCACCCCCGACCACACCGCGATGGCGCGCGAGGTGATGGGGCCTGACGCCGGACTCTTCGTCGAGCAGAAGGTGATGCTCACCGACGACGCCGGACTGGCCCGCACGACCGGGGCCAAGGTGCTGAAGTTCTACTCGCGGGCGCCCGGCTACCGGAATGCGTGGTTGGCGATGGGATTCTCCGAGGAGGACATCGACGGCCTCAGCGAGAAGCTGGTCGACGGCCTCATCGCATGGGGCGATGTCGACCGGATCGAGGCCCGACTGGCCGAACACGCCGACGCCGGCGCGACCCACGTCTGCATTCATCCGTTGCACCCCGAACAGGGGCAGGGGGCCGTCGACGACGATGTGCTCGCCGCCCTCGCTCCGGGAGCCGCGTCGTGAGCGAGCGGGTGACGATCGACGTCGTTGCCGGCGTGGCCGATGTGCGGATGGACCGCGGCGACAAGATGAACGCGATGGACGGAAAGATGTTCGCCGCCCTCGTGGAGGCCGCCGACGAGCTCGCCACGGACACTGCGGTGCGCGCCGTGGTCTTGTCGGGCAACGGACCGTCATTCTGCGCCGGACTCGACTTCTCCGGCTTCCAGGCGATGGCCGGCGGCAGTGACGACGGTGGCGAAGAAGGGGCAACGAGCACCGGCTCGATCGGTCGGCTCGAGACCGGCCGCGCCCATGTCACGCATCTCGCTCAGCAGGCCGTCTGGGGCTGGCACGAGCTACCGGTGCCGGTGATCGCGGCCGTCCATGGGGTCGCGTTCGGCGCCGGCTGCCAGCTCGCGGTGGGGGCCGACATCCGCTTAGTCTCCCCGGACGTGCGGATGTCGGTGCTCGAGATCCGGTGGGGCCTGAGCCCCGACATGACCATCACGTCGCTGCTGCCGGCGCTCATCGGCGCCGATCGGGCCAAGGAGCTGATCTGGACCGGTCGAGAGGTCAACGGCCCCGAGGCGGTCGAGATCGGGCTCGCCACGCACGTCGCCGACGATCCCCACGCGGCGGCGATGGAGCTGGCCGCCACCCTCGCGTCGAAGAGTCCGGACGCCGTGCGGGCCGGAAAGCGCCTGGTCAACCGGGCTGTCGGCCTCGACCTGAACGCCCAGTTCCAGGCCGAACGCGACGAGATCGGCGCGCTGATCGGCTCGCCCAACCAGGTCGAGTCCGTGCAGGCATTCTTCGAGAAGCGTCCCCCCGTCTACATCGACCCCGACTGAGCCGACATCACCCTCGGTCGCAGGGAGCGCGCCGGGTCCGGTCGATGCGGTGGTCGCCTTCGGGGTGGGCCACTGTCGGACTCTATGATGCGGGCGTTGTCGACCGCACGACCAGGGGGCCGAGAGTGGACGAGATTGCAGGGAAGGTCGCCGTCGTCACCGGCGGCGCCAGCGGCATCGGCCGGGCGACGGCGATCGCGCTGGCGACCGAGGGCGCCCGGGTGGTGGTCGCCGACATCGAGCAGCCACCGCTCGACGAGGTGGTCGCCCAGATCGAGGCTGCCGGCGGTGAGGCGATCGGCGTGATCTGTGATGTCTCGTCATGGGATTCGGTCGAGTCGCTCCGGAACCGCTGTGCCGAGGCGTTCGGTCCGGCCGACATCGTCATGAACAACGCCGGAGTCGCGGGCGGGGGACCGATCTCGATGATCGAACTGTCGGCGTGGGAGTGGACACTCGGTGTCAACCTCTGGGGAGTGATCTACGGCGTGAAGGCCTTCCTCCCGGCGATGCTCGAACGGGGGAGCGGACACATCGTCAACACGGCGTCGATCGCCGGACATCTCACCTCGACGGGGATGGGCGCCTACAACACCTCGAAACACGCGGTCTCCGGTTTCACCGAGACGCTGCAACAGGAGATGCTCGAGGGAAACACCGGCGTGGGGGTCACCTGTCTCTGCCCGGGGTTCGTCGCGACCAACATCGTCTCGAGCGAACGGAACCGTCCGGAGCGATTCCGCGAGGGCGGGCCCGACCTCGAGACCGATGAGGGGGCCGGGAGCGGTGCGCTGGGCGATTCGGCGTCCGCGATCGCCGACGCCTATGCGGCCCAGATGGCCCCCGAGGTCGTCGCTGCCCAGGTTCTGCACGCGATCAGGGACAACCAGTTCTGGTTGTTCACCGACGCGCTGGCCGACGATCTCATCCGGGCGCGTCACGCCGACATCGAGACGCGCTCGACACCGGGCCACCGGTCGCACCTCATCGAGTTGATGTTCGCTCCCGGGGCCGAGTCGTGAAGGTCCTGGTCACCGGGGCCACGGGTTTCGTCGGAAGTCATGTCGTCCGGCGGCTCCTCGCCGACGGGCACGAGATCCGGGCACTGGCCCGCACGCCGAGCAAGGTCAGGCCGCTCATGTTCCAGATGGGCGTCGACACCGATGACATCGAGGTCGTCGCGGGCGACATCACCGACCGGGCCTCGGTTCGGGCCGCGGTCGACGGGTGCGATGCCGTGGTCCACACGGCGGCGGTGGTTGCGACGAGTCCTGCCGCCGAGGCGGAGATGGAGCGGGTCAATCTGGTCGGCGCCACCAATGTGCTGGGCGAAGCCGTCGACGCCGGTTGTGACCCGATCGTGCACGTGTCGTCGGTCGCCGCGCTGTTCCCGTTCGAGACCGACGTGGTGACCGCGGATCATCCGGTCAGGGGTCTCGGCGCCTACGGGCGGACGAAGGCGGCATGCGAGCGCTTGGCCCGTAGCTACCAGGACGACGGCCTCCCCGTCGTCACCATCTATCCGTCCGGGATCATGGGGCCCGACGACTGGAACGAGTCGATCAATCTGGCGTCGTACAAGGTGTGGCTCGAGAAGGGGCTCCCGAAGTCCAAGGGCTTCAGCGGGAGCTATGTCGACGTGCGGGATCTCGCCGAGATCATGGCCGCATCGATGCATCCCGGTCGTGGTCCGCATCGGCTGCTGGCCATGGGTACCTATCTGAGTTCCGACGATCTCGAGGGCGTCATCGCCGAGGTGCTCGGGTCGGCCAAGAGCTTCCCGCTGCCGCGCCCGATCTTCTGGGTTTGGGGAAAGCTGGGCGACGTCGCGAAGCGGATCGGCATCGATCTGGTCGTCACGAGCGAGGGCTACGACTACATGTTCAACTCGCGACCTGGCGACGACTCGGCCACGACCGAGGTGACGGGAGTGGAGTTCCGCCCGATCGCCGACACCTTCCGCGAGACATTCGTCTGGATGTACGAGGCCGGCCACATCGACGCGAAACACCTGGGCAACCTGCTCGGTTGAGGTGGTCCACGCGGCGCCCGGTGTCACACCGGCGTCGTAGCTTGCGGACATGGACGACCACGCAGTGCTCGATCTCGGTGCCGGACTCGCTGTTGTCGCGGTCTGGGCCCACAGCGGTGCGGCCGCCGATCTCGTGAGAGAGCTCAAGTACGGTCGCGCCACCACGGTGGTGACCGAGTTGGCGGAGGCGATGGTGGCGGTCGCTCCCTCGGCCGACCTCGTGAGTTGGGTGCCGGCGTCGCCGGCCCGTCGCCGACAGCGCGGCTTCGACCAGGGCGAGTTGTTGGCCCGCGCCGTCGCCCGGCGTCTCGGCATGCCGGTCCGCAGGGCGTTGCGACGTGTCGACGACGAGCCGCAGACATCGCGCGGGCGCGAGGGGCGCTTGCTCGGCCCCCGGTTCGGAGCTGCCGGCCGACGCATGCGGTTCGGTCCGACCGTGCTGTTGATCGACGACGTGGTGACCACCGGTTCCACCTTGCGGGCCGCGGCCGCGGTCCTGCGCGATCACGGCGCCGGTCAGGTGCGGGGATTGGCCGCCACCCATGCCGTCGCGTCGCCGGTGTCTGCGGATGCACCCGCTGCCGTCTACCATCTGGCCACAACCAGACCAACCGGAGGTTAAGAATGGATGTCTCCATCAGTGCGCGGCATGTGACCATCACGCCGAGACTGGAGGAGGTGATCCAGGAGAAGATCGGCGAACTCGATCGGTACCTGGTGGATCTCGAGTCTGCTCAGGTCCACTTCGACGAGGCCCGCAATCCTCGCATCTCCGACAAGTTGTTCTGCGAGATCCATCTGAAGGGCGGTGGGCACCATCTCCGCACCAAGGTCGATGCGCCCGACCCCTTCACCGCGATCGACCTCGCCGAAGCGAAACTCGAGCGTCAGATCCGCAAGCTGCGGACCAAGATCCAGCGACGCCAACACGGCACCGGCGAGTCGTTGCGTGCGGCTGCCGACGATGCGGCTGCCGTGGCGGTGGCGGTTGCCGAACCGGAGCAGCCGGACGACGACGACGTGATGCCCTCGATCGTGCGGACGAAGCGCTTCCATCTGGCTCCGCTCGATCCGATCGAGGCCGTCGAGAAGATGGAGGAGCTCGGTCACGGGTTCTTCTTCTTCATCAATCGTGAGACCAGTCGCAGCGCGGTGGTCTACATGCGCGACGATGGCGATGTCGGGCTGATCGACGAAGCCGACTGACCCGCCGATCGGGCCCCTTCAGACCCGGCGCCCCGCAGCCGACAGGAAGGGCATGCCCGGTCGGCCCGATGATCTCCGTGTCCTCGTGGTCGATGACCATGCGCTCTTTCGTCGCGGCTTGGTGATGGAACTCGACGCCGCCCCGGACCTCGAGGTGATCGCCGAGGCCTCCGACGGGATCGAAGCCGTCGACGCCGCTGTGTCGTTGGCTCCCGATGTGGTCCTGATGGACGTGCGCATGCCGGGGATGGACGGGATCGAGGCGACCCGTCGGATCGTCGAGGCGGCACCGTCGACCCGGGTGCTGATGCTGAGCGTTTCCGACGAGACCGACGATCTGCTGGAGGCCGTCAAGGCCGGCGCCGCCGGCTATCTGCTCAAGGAGACGTCGATCACCGACATTGCCGCGTCGGCCCGTCAGGTGGCGCGGGGCCACAGCTTCGTGTCGCCGTCGTTGGCGGGTCGCCTCCTCGAGGAGTTCGCCGTGCTCGCCCGCAGGGTCGACGCCGCACCCTACGAGTCCGCCGGTCCTGCCCACGGGGTGCTCACCTCGCGAGAGGTCGCCGTGCTCGAAGCGATGGCCGACGGAGCGGACAACGACGCGATCGCCGAGGCCACCGGGTTGACGAACCATGCGGTGCGCAACCATGTCCGCAACATCCTCGAGAAGCTGCACCTGGCCTCGCGGACCGAAGCGGTCCTCTACGCAGTTCGGAGTCGGCTGATCGACCCCTGATGCCCGCGGCGGGTGGGTAGAGTTGCGCAAGTCATGAGCATCTTCGATCGAGTTCTGCGCAGCGGCGAAGGCCGAAAGCTGAAGGCCCTTCAGGCCCTGGTCCCCGACATCAACGCCCTCGAGCCGGAGATGCAGGCGCTGAGCGACGAACAGTTGCAGGCGAAGACCGCAGAGTTCCGCAACCGGCTCGACAACGGCGAGGAACCCGACGATCTGCTGATCGAATCGTTCGCCGTCGTCCGTGAGGCCGCGTCGCGGGTTCTGGGCCAGCGACACTACG encodes:
- the ahcY gene encoding adenosylhomocysteinase — encoded protein: MALTADDYKVADLSLAEFGRKEIRLAEHEMPGLMALRGKYADEQPLKGARIAGSLHMTVQTAVLIETLVALGADVRWVSCNIFSTQDHAAAAVAVGPTGTPEKLEGTPVFAWKGETLEEYWWATEQLFHWPDGGGPNLILDDGGDATMLVHKGLEYEKAGVIPDTEEDDSEEWGVFLDRLRDIANRHGEFFTKIAPGIRGVSEETTTGVHRLYQMMETGDLLFPAINVNDSVTKSKFDNLYGCRHSLIDGINRAVDVMIGGKVAVVCGFGDVGKGCAESLAGQGARVIVTEVDPICALQAAMTGYEVNTLEAVIDTADIFITTTGNKDIILAGHMAKMKHQAIVGNIGHFDNEIDMAGLLKMSDVRRVNIKPQVDEFVFPDGHSVIVLSEGRLLNLGNATGHPSFVMSCSFTNQVLAQMELHANADSIELGVHVLPKTLDEEVARLHLDALGVKLTKLTDSQAEYLGIPAEGPYKPDHYRY
- a CDS encoding TIGR03620 family F420-dependent LLM class oxidoreductase: MTACDRGVWLAPEGLTGEQIRALGPRLEGLGYSTLWVGETFGRDPFAQLAAIGAATSTLGLATGIANIYNRHPGVMLQGANTVAEQTGGRMTLGLGVSSPAIVNKVRGIEYDKPLSFLRTYLDAMDEALYTSVPPADPVPRVLAALGPKMLELAATRTAGAHPYNTTPDHTAMAREVMGPDAGLFVEQKVMLTDDAGLARTTGAKVLKFYSRAPGYRNAWLAMGFSEEDIDGLSEKLVDGLIAWGDVDRIEARLAEHADAGATHVCIHPLHPEQGQGAVDDDVLAALAPGAAS
- a CDS encoding response regulator transcription factor, translated to MPGRPDDLRVLVVDDHALFRRGLVMELDAAPDLEVIAEASDGIEAVDAAVSLAPDVVLMDVRMPGMDGIEATRRIVEAAPSTRVLMLSVSDETDDLLEAVKAGAAGYLLKETSITDIAASARQVARGHSFVSPSLAGRLLEEFAVLARRVDAAPYESAGPAHGVLTSREVAVLEAMADGADNDAIAEATGLTNHAVRNHVRNILEKLHLASRTEAVLYAVRSRLIDP
- a CDS encoding SDR family NAD(P)-dependent oxidoreductase is translated as MDEIAGKVAVVTGGASGIGRATAIALATEGARVVVADIEQPPLDEVVAQIEAAGGEAIGVICDVSSWDSVESLRNRCAEAFGPADIVMNNAGVAGGGPISMIELSAWEWTLGVNLWGVIYGVKAFLPAMLERGSGHIVNTASIAGHLTSTGMGAYNTSKHAVSGFTETLQQEMLEGNTGVGVTCLCPGFVATNIVSSERNRPERFREGGPDLETDEGAGSGALGDSASAIADAYAAQMAPEVVAAQVLHAIRDNQFWLFTDALADDLIRARHADIETRSTPGHRSHLIELMFAPGAES
- the raiA gene encoding ribosome-associated translation inhibitor RaiA: MDVSISARHVTITPRLEEVIQEKIGELDRYLVDLESAQVHFDEARNPRISDKLFCEIHLKGGGHHLRTKVDAPDPFTAIDLAEAKLERQIRKLRTKIQRRQHGTGESLRAAADDAAAVAVAVAEPEQPDDDDVMPSIVRTKRFHLAPLDPIEAVEKMEELGHGFFFFINRETSRSAVVYMRDDGDVGLIDEAD
- a CDS encoding crotonase/enoyl-CoA hydratase family protein → MSERVTIDVVAGVADVRMDRGDKMNAMDGKMFAALVEAADELATDTAVRAVVLSGNGPSFCAGLDFSGFQAMAGGSDDGGEEGATSTGSIGRLETGRAHVTHLAQQAVWGWHELPVPVIAAVHGVAFGAGCQLAVGADIRLVSPDVRMSVLEIRWGLSPDMTITSLLPALIGADRAKELIWTGREVNGPEAVEIGLATHVADDPHAAAMELAATLASKSPDAVRAGKRLVNRAVGLDLNAQFQAERDEIGALIGSPNQVESVQAFFEKRPPVYIDPD
- a CDS encoding SDR family NAD(P)-dependent oxidoreductase; translation: MKVLVTGATGFVGSHVVRRLLADGHEIRALARTPSKVRPLMFQMGVDTDDIEVVAGDITDRASVRAAVDGCDAVVHTAAVVATSPAAEAEMERVNLVGATNVLGEAVDAGCDPIVHVSSVAALFPFETDVVTADHPVRGLGAYGRTKAACERLARSYQDDGLPVVTIYPSGIMGPDDWNESINLASYKVWLEKGLPKSKGFSGSYVDVRDLAEIMAASMHPGRGPHRLLAMGTYLSSDDLEGVIAEVLGSAKSFPLPRPIFWVWGKLGDVAKRIGIDLVVTSEGYDYMFNSRPGDDSATTEVTGVEFRPIADTFRETFVWMYEAGHIDAKHLGNLLG
- a CDS encoding phosphoribosyltransferase family protein; translation: MDDHAVLDLGAGLAVVAVWAHSGAAADLVRELKYGRATTVVTELAEAMVAVAPSADLVSWVPASPARRRQRGFDQGELLARAVARRLGMPVRRALRRVDDEPQTSRGREGRLLGPRFGAAGRRMRFGPTVLLIDDVVTTGSTLRAAAAVLRDHGAGQVRGLAATHAVASPVSADAPAAVYHLATTRPTGG